In one window of candidate division WOR-3 bacterium DNA:
- a CDS encoding polyprenol monophosphomannose synthase, whose protein sequence is MPRGLVIMPTYNEAENIEKIIPVVLDQLPEIEVLVIDDGSPDGTGDIVARMAETNPRVHLIRREKKLGLGTAYVLGFRYALEHNYDYCFEMDADFSHPPEKIPEMVAWLKDYDLVIGSRYSDGISIVNWPMKRLLLSYFACLYARKVTGCPVRDLTAGFKAYRCDMLRRIDLNQLREDGYGFQIEIDFLIWRKGGRIKEIPIVFTERRAGVSKMSKRIIWRAFILVLRLRLQRLLGKV, encoded by the coding sequence GTGCCACGCGGACTTGTGATAATGCCGACCTACAACGAGGCGGAGAACATAGAGAAAATCATACCGGTGGTCCTTGACCAGTTGCCGGAGATTGAGGTCCTGGTGATTGACGACGGTTCGCCTGATGGCACGGGCGACATCGTTGCCCGAATGGCGGAGACAAACCCGCGCGTCCATCTGATTCGCCGGGAGAAAAAACTGGGACTGGGCACCGCTTATGTGCTCGGGTTCCGCTATGCGCTGGAGCACAACTACGACTACTGCTTTGAGATGGACGCCGACTTCTCCCATCCGCCGGAAAAGATTCCGGAGATGGTGGCGTGGTTAAAAGATTACGACCTGGTGATTGGCTCGCGCTACTCAGATGGCATCTCCATCGTCAACTGGCCAATGAAACGGCTGCTACTTTCCTACTTTGCCTGCCTTTACGCGCGCAAGGTTACCGGTTGTCCGGTGCGCGACTTGACCGCCGGTTTCAAGGCGTACCGGTGTGATATGCTGCGCCGGATAGACTTAAACCAGTTGCGTGAGGACGGTTACGGGTTTCAAATTGAGATTGACTTCTTAATCTGGCGCAAAGGCGGCAGAATCAAAGAGATTCCCATCGTGTTTACCGAGCGCCGTGCCGGCGTTTCCAAGATGTCAAAACGCATCATCTGGCGGGCGTTCATCCTGGTGCTTCGGCTCCGGCTTCAGCGTCTGCTGGGCAAAGTTTAG
- a CDS encoding DJ-1/PfpI family protein: protein MWTAFLVLISTALVAAQPVAVFVPHDLFRDDEFERTVRTLERANFTVTVVSSDTNAAQGIDGLLIKPDRLLKEITPDEFAGLVLVNGSGIAPYWKDTVLQERCRQFAAAGRIVAAIELAPLVLARAGVLKGKTATVFPDRFALNILKEHGCRHKFQPVVVDGNIITAARAEHTPAFARAIVRKLKGR, encoded by the coding sequence ATGTGGACCGCTTTTCTTGTTCTAATATCTACCGCACTCGTTGCGGCGCAACCGGTTGCGGTGTTTGTGCCCCATGACCTGTTCCGCGACGACGAGTTTGAACGCACCGTTCGGACTCTTGAACGGGCAAACTTTACGGTCACCGTTGTGTCCTCGGACACGAATGCGGCACAGGGCATTGACGGGTTGCTAATCAAACCCGACCGATTGCTCAAAGAGATTACGCCGGATGAGTTTGCCGGGCTGGTTCTGGTCAACGGCTCAGGCATCGCCCCTTACTGGAAGGACACCGTTTTACAGGAGCGGTGCCGGCAGTTTGCCGCTGCCGGTCGGATTGTGGCGGCGATTGAGCTCGCACCTTTGGTTCTTGCCCGTGCCGGTGTCCTGAAAGGTAAGACCGCCACCGTGTTTCCGGACCGATTTGCCCTCAACATCCTCAAAGAACACGGCTGCCGGCATAAATTCCAGCCGGTGGTGGTTGATGGCAACATCATCACCGCTGCCCGCGCCGAACACACGCCGGCTTTTGCCCGCGCGATTGTCCGGAAACTGAAAGGCAGGTGA
- the dtd gene encoding D-aminoacyl-tRNA deacylase yields the protein MRALIQRVSRAKVTVDGTTTGEIGPGLLVFLGVGKEDNEAICRQLASRIARLRIWDDEAGKMNRSLLDTGGAALVVSQFTLYADTRHGLRPSFSDACEPNRARELYERFVSELRYLGVPVQTGSFGARMDVELVNSGPVTIMLEEV from the coding sequence GTGCGGGCGCTGATTCAGCGGGTTTCAAGGGCAAAGGTGACGGTTGACGGCACCACCACGGGTGAAATTGGACCCGGCTTGCTCGTTTTTCTCGGTGTCGGCAAGGAAGACAACGAAGCAATCTGCCGGCAACTGGCATCACGCATCGCCCGGCTGCGCATCTGGGACGATGAAGCGGGCAAGATGAACCGTTCGCTCCTTGATACCGGCGGTGCCGCGCTCGTTGTTTCCCAGTTCACCCTTTACGCCGACACCCGGCACGGCTTGCGACCCTCTTTTTCTGACGCCTGCGAACCGAACCGCGCCCGGGAACTTTACGAGCGGTTTGTAAGCGAGTTGCGCTATCTCGGTGTGCCGGTCCAGACCGGCAGTTTCGGTGCCCGGATGGATGTGGAACTGGTGAACTCCGGACCGGTGACGATAATGCTGGAAGAGGTGTAA
- a CDS encoding YicC family protein, whose translation MLRSMTGVGRAEAVLKPSGAKLTIDIRSVNHKYFELVAKLPPQFAAYEREIHELVRRSLHRGYIQLQMTLDESVSVPAVTVDRQLVQEYLRLARELKTRHHLEGELNINTLLTLPGVITTKKANANSSRFWLASRRVLNQALRRLVKMKQAEGAALARDLRKRISKIRRAVRQIEERVPKRLAERRENLLEQLENLNIQANPRRVLEEVAFIAEKVDIHEECVRLKSHCSLFLRALRSSATSGKKLDFIAQEMLRETDTLAAKARDVIISRRAIEIKGEIEKLKEQVRNVE comes from the coding sequence ATGCTGCGCAGTATGACCGGTGTTGGCCGCGCCGAAGCGGTGCTCAAACCTTCGGGTGCGAAACTGACCATCGACATCCGCTCGGTAAATCACAAGTACTTTGAACTGGTGGCAAAACTACCGCCCCAGTTTGCCGCTTACGAACGGGAGATTCACGAACTGGTGCGCCGCTCCCTACATCGCGGTTACATCCAGTTGCAGATGACCCTGGACGAATCGGTATCGGTGCCTGCCGTTACCGTTGACCGGCAACTGGTGCAGGAGTATTTGCGCCTTGCCCGGGAATTGAAGACCCGGCACCATCTGGAAGGCGAACTGAACATCAACACCCTTCTCACCCTGCCCGGCGTCATCACGACGAAAAAGGCAAACGCCAACTCCTCCCGGTTCTGGCTTGCCAGCCGCCGGGTTTTGAATCAGGCGCTGCGCCGCCTCGTCAAGATGAAGCAGGCAGAAGGTGCCGCTTTAGCCCGGGATTTGCGCAAGCGCATCAGTAAAATCCGGCGTGCGGTGCGGCAGATTGAAGAACGGGTGCCGAAAAGGCTTGCCGAGCGCCGCGAGAACCTTTTGGAACAACTGGAGAACCTGAACATTCAGGCAAACCCGCGCCGCGTCCTGGAAGAAGTGGCGTTCATCGCCGAAAAGGTGGACATCCACGAAGAGTGTGTCCGGCTCAAGAGTCACTGCAGCCTTTTCCTGCGGGCGCTGCGCAGTTCTGCCACCTCGGGCAAGAAACTGGACTTCATCGCCCAGGAGATGCTGCGGGAAACCGACACCCTTGCTGCCAAGGCGCGCGATGTGATAATCTCGCGCCGGGCGATTGAAATCAAGGGCGAGATTGAAAAGTTGAAGGAGCAGGTGCGGAATGTTGAGTAA
- the gmk gene encoding guanylate kinase: MLSKLQHQPFMVILSSPSGAGKTSICQAVVRQDRNIFYSVSATTRPRRPNERHGKSYLFLTEGQFQRLLKRDALLESAWVYGYHYGTPKAPVLKAFRAGKDVIADLDIQGMRSCKRVLGARAIGIFILPPSLKELQHRLLKRGTEDPAVLARRRAALKEELGAIPEFDYLVINDKLEQAVGDVLTIIRAERLRTSRRRKLKEVSV; the protein is encoded by the coding sequence ATGTTGAGTAAATTACAGCACCAGCCGTTTATGGTCATCCTCTCCTCGCCTTCCGGTGCGGGCAAGACCTCAATCTGTCAGGCGGTCGTGCGCCAGGACCGAAACATCTTCTACTCGGTCTCCGCAACCACCCGGCCGCGGCGCCCCAACGAGCGCCACGGTAAGAGTTACCTGTTTTTGACCGAAGGACAGTTTCAGCGCCTGCTCAAGCGTGATGCCCTTCTTGAATCGGCATGGGTTTATGGCTACCATTACGGCACCCCGAAAGCACCGGTGCTGAAGGCGTTCCGCGCCGGTAAAGATGTTATTGCTGACCTTGATATCCAGGGTATGCGTTCCTGCAAGCGGGTGCTGGGCGCGCGCGCCATCGGGATTTTCATCCTGCCGCCCAGCCTGAAGGAACTGCAGCATCGCCTTTTAAAACGGGGCACCGAAGACCCGGCGGTACTGGCACGGCGCCGTGCCGCCCTGAAAGAAGAGCTCGGTGCCATCCCGGAGTTTGACTATCTGGTAATAAATGATAAACTTGAACAGGCGGTCGGTGATGTTTTGACCATCATTCGTGCCGAGCGACTGCGCACATCCCGCCGCCGGAAATTAAAGGAGGTTTCAGTATGA